In Felis catus isolate Fca126 chromosome A2, F.catus_Fca126_mat1.0, whole genome shotgun sequence, the following proteins share a genomic window:
- the LOC101084856 gene encoding olfactory receptor 7G3-like → MESENQTEVSEFLLLGLSEDPKLQPLLFGLFLSMYLVSVLGNLLIILAVSSDSHLHTPMYFFLSNLSFVDISFTSTIVPKMLVNIQTQSKSITYGGCLIQVYFFMVFICMDNLLLTTMAYDRYVAICHPLHYRVIMNPRLCGLLILLSLFISIMNALLHSLMLVHLSFCTDLKIPHFFCELAQILELACSDTLINNVLVYLVTSLLGVGPLSGIIFSYTRIVSSILRIPSTGGKFKAFSTCGSHLSVVCLFYGTCVGVYLSSASSLSPRKRAVASVMYTVVTPMMNPFIYSLRNRDIKRALRKLISGMSSFS, encoded by the coding sequence ATGGAATCAGAAAACCAGACAGAAGTATCAGAATTCCTCCTCCTGGGTCTCTCAGAGGATCCAAAACTGCAGCCCCTCCTGTTTGGGCTGTTCCTGTCCATGTACCTGGTCAGCGTGCTCGGGAACCTGCTCATCATCCTGGCCGTCAGCTCTgactcccacctccacacccccatgtacttcttcctctccaacctGTCCTTTGTCGACATCTCCTTCACCTCCACTATAGTCCCCAAAATGCTGGTGAACATCCAAACACAGAGCAAATCTATCACTTATGGAGGCTGTCTCATTCAAGTATACTTTTTCATGGTTTTTATATGTATGGACAATTTACTCCTAACTACGATGGCTtatgaccgctatgtggccatctgccaCCCTCTGCATTACAGGGTCATCATGAACCCTCGCCTCTGTGGCCTGCTGATTCTTCTCTCCTTGTTCATTAGCATTATGAATGCCCTGCTCCACAGTCTGATGCTGGTGCACCTGTCCTTCTGCACAGACTTGAAAATCCCCCATTTCTTCTGTGAGCTTGCTCAAATCCTTGAACTTGCCTGTTCTGATACTCTTATCAATAACGTCCTGGTGTATTTAGTGACTAGCCTGTTGGGTGTTGGTCCTCTCTCAGGGATAATTTTCTCTTACACCCGAATTGTCTCTTCCATCTTGAGAATCCCATCAACTGGTGGAAAGTTCAAAGCTTTTTCCACCTGTGGGTCTCACCTGTCTGTTGTTTGCTTATTCTATGGGACTTGTGTTGGAGTCTACCTTAGTTctgcatcttctctctctcccaggaaGAGGGCAGTGGCCTCAGTGATGTACACGGTAGTCACTCCCATGATGAACCCCTTtatctacagcctgaggaacagGGACATCAAGAGAGCCTTGAGGAAACTCATCTCTGGAATGTCTTCGTTTTCATGA